The Mytilus trossulus isolate FHL-02 unplaced genomic scaffold, PNRI_Mtr1.1.1.hap1 h1tg000070l__unscaffolded, whole genome shotgun sequence genome window below encodes:
- the LOC134699517 gene encoding protein fem-1 homolog C-like has translation MGNLGGQTPLMFAARGGHLEVVTYLLSHGSQLETTDEWGRTPLMFAAERGHLEVVTYLISHGSQLEATDPYGRTPLMFAAMGGHLEVVTFLVSHGSQLEATDRDGQTALHWAAQYGGIDVTKWLLDQGCSPWVKTKKE, from the exons ATGGGTAACCTG gGAGGACAGACACCATTAATGTTTGCCGCTCGGGGAGGACACCTGGAGGTGGTGACGTACCTTCTCAGTCACGGCAGTCAGTTAGAGACCACAGACGAg tGGGGAAGGACACCATTAATGTTTGCCGCTGAGAGAGGACACCTGGAGGTGGTGACGTACCTCATCAGTCACGGCAGTCAGTTAGAGGCTACAGACCCg tATGGAAGGACACCATTAATGTTTGCCGCTATGGGAGGACACCTGGAGGTGGTGACGTTCCTTGTCAGTCACGGCAGTCAGTTAGAGGCCACAGACAGg GATGGACAAACAGCTTTACATTGGGCTGCTCAGTATGGAGGGattgatgtaacaaaatggtTACTAGATCAAGGATGCAGTCCTTGGGTGAAAACAAAAAAG